The following are from one region of the Petrotoga mobilis SJ95 genome:
- a CDS encoding TldD/PmbA family protein has translation MTNIKSIIEKSMKEIKSKGLKGQINVISTESKNASFSNGKLEQLTEGEKGAAGIKVISPDGRTATSSSNILTEEGIMQAVEKAIEMTKYTEKDEANDISNDEQFTYIDWAFDADTKDMNLDEVMKLAQELEKKAKSEDERIKFVRGAEYEVALTRIHFGNTNGLYKNALFTNAASSISLAAIEGEDSSFGFDYQLSQSYRLIDIDRIVKNSVEMAVSGLKSEVLSSGRYDIVMSPFASSMFLGTLITPLSGENVYKGKSFLKDELGEKVANSTVTLIHDPMNGSAPIIASFDNEGTNTSRFNVIENGVLKGFLHNIYSAKKLGAKPTGNSFASVESPNPSIGTINLHFIANKTRKDILNVPKALYVTNIMGMHTADPVSGRFSVQISGRLIENGEFVRSFRGMTLAGTLEELLNNLEYIGSDFKYLGPVAGSTMLIRDLSVGGK, from the coding sequence ATGACTAATATAAAATCAATTATAGAAAAATCCATGAAAGAGATAAAAAGTAAAGGGCTTAAAGGACAGATAAATGTGATTTCCACTGAAAGTAAGAATGCCTCTTTCAGTAATGGAAAGTTAGAACAGTTAACCGAAGGAGAAAAGGGAGCAGCAGGTATCAAAGTTATTTCTCCCGATGGAAGAACAGCCACATCGTCATCTAATATTTTAACAGAAGAAGGAATAATGCAAGCTGTTGAAAAAGCAATTGAAATGACTAAATATACAGAAAAAGACGAAGCAAACGACATATCAAATGACGAACAGTTTACATACATAGATTGGGCTTTCGATGCAGACACAAAGGATATGAATTTAGACGAGGTTATGAAATTAGCTCAAGAACTAGAAAAAAAGGCTAAGAGTGAAGATGAAAGGATAAAATTTGTTCGTGGTGCTGAGTATGAAGTTGCATTAACCAGGATTCATTTTGGCAATACGAATGGTCTTTACAAAAACGCTTTGTTTACAAACGCTGCCAGTTCGATTAGTTTAGCAGCAATTGAAGGAGAAGATTCCTCATTTGGTTTTGATTATCAATTATCTCAAAGCTACAGGCTTATAGACATAGACCGCATAGTGAAAAATTCTGTAGAAATGGCGGTATCAGGTTTAAAATCAGAGGTTTTAAGTTCTGGTAGATACGATATTGTCATGAGTCCTTTCGCTTCTAGTATGTTCCTAGGGACATTGATAACTCCTTTGTCGGGAGAAAATGTTTACAAGGGTAAATCTTTTTTGAAAGATGAATTAGGTGAGAAAGTAGCCAATTCAACGGTTACCCTCATACATGATCCTATGAATGGTTCTGCACCAATCATAGCCTCCTTTGACAATGAAGGAACCAATACCTCAAGATTCAACGTTATAGAAAATGGTGTCCTAAAAGGGTTCTTACATAATATATATTCTGCAAAAAAGTTGGGTGCAAAACCAACCGGCAACAGTTTTGCATCGGTGGAATCTCCAAATCCTTCCATTGGAACGATAAACCTTCATTTTATCGCTAACAAGACGAGAAAAGATATTTTGAATGTTCCAAAAGCTCTTTATGTCACCAACATAATGGGTATGCATACCGCCGATCCGGTTTCTGGAAGATTCTCTGTGCAAATAAGTGGAAGATTAATTGAAAACGGAGAGTTTGTAAGAAGTTTTAGAGGGATGACCTTAGCTGGAACGCTGGAAGAGTTGTTGAATAATTTAGAATATATAGGTTCTGATTTCAAGTATTTAGGTCCAGTAGCCGGTTCTACTATGTTGATAAGGGATTTAAGCGTGGGCGGTAAATAG
- the groES gene encoding co-chaperone GroES — MTVKPLGNRLLIKPITEERKTEGGIVLPDSAKEKPQKAEVKEVGKLDEDYDLKVGDKVIFSKYAGTEIKIDDEDYIIIDVEDVLAKVED, encoded by the coding sequence ATGACAGTGAAACCATTAGGAAACAGGCTACTCATTAAACCCATTACTGAAGAAAGAAAAACTGAAGGTGGTATAGTACTACCAGATTCAGCAAAAGAAAAACCTCAAAAGGCAGAAGTTAAAGAAGTTGGGAAACTAGATGAAGATTATGATTTAAAAGTGGGAGACAAGGTAATCTTTTCTAAATATGCAGGAACTGAAATCAAGATAGATGATGAGGATTATATCATCATTGATGTGGAAGACGTACTAGCAAAAGTAGAAGACTAA
- a CDS encoding Crp/Fnr family transcriptional regulator, whose protein sequence is MDSYIDKIGKLKIFKNFSKAELMKIFGNVRYSIKKFSKGSLIYTSGEKVEKLMILIEGEVITEMVDFNGKILEVERMKSPDILASALLFSKDNFLPVDVLAVKDVAILYIEKEDLIRLFQSNNVLLLSFLEDIGEKFQFVTAKLRVNAFHTIREKITMYLLNLYNQQNKSNELTIPLTLEELANLFGVTRPSLSRAFSQMQKEGLFVKNGDKIILRKLKT, encoded by the coding sequence ATGGATAGCTACATTGATAAGATAGGTAAATTAAAGATATTTAAAAATTTTTCAAAAGCTGAATTGATGAAAATTTTTGGTAATGTTCGCTATTCAATTAAAAAATTTTCAAAAGGTTCCCTTATCTATACTTCTGGGGAAAAAGTTGAAAAATTAATGATCTTAATCGAAGGAGAAGTTATCACAGAAATGGTTGATTTTAATGGGAAAATTTTAGAAGTAGAAAGGATGAAATCTCCGGATATTTTAGCTTCTGCCTTGTTATTTTCAAAAGATAATTTCCTACCTGTCGATGTTTTAGCGGTTAAAGATGTTGCTATACTTTATATTGAAAAAGAAGATTTAATAAGATTATTTCAAAGTAACAATGTTCTTTTACTTTCATTTCTTGAAGATATAGGCGAAAAGTTTCAGTTCGTAACTGCAAAATTACGGGTAAACGCTTTTCATACAATAAGAGAAAAAATCACAATGTATCTTTTAAACCTTTACAATCAGCAAAATAAATCCAACGAGTTAACTATACCTCTAACTTTAGAAGAGTTAGCCAACTTATTCGGTGTAACAAGGCCTTCTTTATCGAGGGCATTTTCGCAGATGCAAAAAGAAGGTTTATTCGTTAAAAATGGGGATAAAATAATCTTAAGGAAATTGAAGACTTGA
- the fsa gene encoding fructose-6-phosphate aldolase, translating into MEIFLDTANIEEIRKGVAWGIVDGVTTNPTLVSKENAVFEERIKEICETVEGPVSAEVVSTDYEGMVKEAREIANLSEFVVVKIPLIPDGIKAIKTLSKEGIKTNATLVFSPLQALLAAKAGATYVSPFIGRMDDIGNTGMDIVEEIEVIFSNYGYETKIIVASVRHPQHVLEAGLIGADVVTMPFEVLEKMFKHPMTDIGLERFLNDWKKYQDYLKSKNN; encoded by the coding sequence ATGGAGATCTTTTTAGACACCGCAAATATAGAGGAAATTAGAAAAGGTGTAGCTTGGGGAATAGTTGACGGTGTGACAACGAATCCAACGTTGGTTTCAAAAGAGAATGCAGTATTTGAAGAAAGAATCAAGGAAATTTGTGAAACTGTAGAAGGGCCAGTAAGTGCCGAAGTGGTATCCACAGATTACGAAGGAATGGTAAAAGAAGCCAGAGAAATAGCAAATTTAAGTGAATTTGTGGTTGTTAAAATACCTTTGATTCCCGATGGAATAAAAGCGATAAAAACTTTATCCAAAGAAGGTATAAAGACCAACGCGACTTTAGTTTTTAGCCCTTTACAAGCTCTTCTTGCAGCCAAGGCAGGAGCTACATACGTGAGTCCTTTCATCGGTAGAATGGATGACATAGGAAACACTGGAATGGATATAGTAGAAGAAATTGAAGTTATCTTCAGCAATTACGGATATGAAACTAAAATTATCGTGGCTAGTGTTAGACATCCTCAGCATGTTTTAGAAGCAGGTTTGATTGGAGCAGATGTTGTTACTATGCCCTTTGAAGTGCTTGAGAAAATGTTCAAACATCCCATGACGGATATAGGTCTTGAAAGATTTTTGAATGATTGGAAGAAGTATCAGGATTATCTAAAAAGCAAAAATAATTAA
- a CDS encoding TldD/PmbA family protein yields MNLSNAQYLEILNHSLSSGGEYSEIFYEDFYGTSIVYDNGKIEKINFSSTKGASIRVVSAEETIFAHTNDPTYENLMSLAETLRKNASERFGSNDIVKVEELKEAEKRDFAPFEIPFDNVPVEQKVEKVLKGVELLKNADKRIKQITVSYADSSRKVKIVNSEGKIVEDIRNYPRYAAIIFAQDEEGNLFRGYSSDGANMGFEFFTDEMIEKVAKDAVRQVVSQIEGVDAPAGEFTVVLSSEAGGTMIHEACGHGMEADLVLSGSVYREKVGKKIASEKITVVDDGTDKNKRGTLNYDDEGTPTQRTVLIEKGVLKGYMHSKITAKKFGVEPTGNGRRESYMVLPIVRMRNTMILPGEDDPQDIIKSVKYGIFVRKMGGGQVDVISGDFQFGVDEGYIIENGEIKQSIRGASLVGNGLKVLESIDMVGNDLGYGVGTCGKDGQGAPVSDAQPTIRIPKLIVGGIVKGGNN; encoded by the coding sequence GTGAATTTAAGTAATGCTCAATACTTAGAGATTTTAAACCATTCTCTTTCATCGGGGGGAGAGTATTCAGAAATCTTCTATGAAGATTTTTATGGTACCTCGATTGTTTACGATAACGGTAAAATTGAAAAAATAAATTTTTCAAGTACAAAAGGTGCAAGTATAAGGGTTGTATCAGCTGAAGAAACGATTTTTGCTCATACTAACGATCCCACATACGAGAATCTTATGAGTCTTGCTGAGACTTTGAGAAAGAACGCAAGCGAAAGATTTGGCTCTAATGATATCGTAAAGGTTGAAGAATTGAAAGAGGCAGAAAAGAGGGATTTTGCACCATTTGAAATACCTTTCGACAATGTACCTGTAGAACAAAAAGTAGAAAAGGTTCTTAAAGGTGTAGAATTACTTAAGAATGCCGATAAACGCATCAAACAGATCACCGTTTCCTATGCAGATAGTAGTAGAAAGGTAAAAATAGTGAATTCAGAAGGGAAAATAGTTGAGGATATTAGAAATTATCCACGTTATGCTGCTATAATATTTGCACAGGACGAAGAAGGGAATTTGTTCAGAGGTTATTCCTCCGATGGAGCAAACATGGGATTTGAATTTTTTACAGATGAGATGATAGAAAAAGTAGCAAAAGACGCCGTCAGACAAGTAGTTTCACAAATAGAAGGAGTGGATGCTCCTGCAGGCGAATTCACGGTTGTTTTGTCTTCTGAAGCTGGAGGAACCATGATACATGAAGCATGTGGGCACGGTATGGAAGCAGACTTGGTACTTTCCGGTTCTGTGTACAGAGAAAAAGTTGGAAAGAAAATCGCTTCGGAAAAAATTACCGTTGTAGACGATGGAACAGATAAAAACAAAAGAGGGACCCTTAATTATGATGACGAGGGAACTCCTACCCAGAGGACCGTTTTAATTGAAAAAGGCGTGTTAAAAGGATACATGCACTCGAAAATAACTGCCAAAAAATTTGGTGTTGAACCCACAGGTAACGGTAGAAGGGAATCTTATATGGTGCTACCCATCGTTAGGATGAGAAACACGATGATCTTACCAGGAGAAGATGATCCACAAGATATAATTAAATCTGTAAAATACGGTATATTTGTTAGAAAGATGGGTGGAGGACAAGTTGATGTAATAAGTGGTGATTTTCAGTTTGGAGTTGATGAAGGTTATATTATAGAAAATGGTGAAATAAAGCAATCGATCCGTGGAGCGAGCTTAGTTGGCAACGGATTAAAAGTCTTAGAAAGCATAGATATGGTTGGTAATGATTTGGGATATGGTGTTGGAACCTGTGGTAAAGACGGTCAAGGGGCTCCAGTTTCCGATGCCCAGCCTACCATAAGAATACCGAAGTTAATTGTTGGTGGAATAGTAAAAGGGGGTAACAATTAA
- the hcp gene encoding hydroxylamine reductase yields MEMFCYQCQETLRNEACVAQGVCGKSPETANLQDLLIYVLKGISYWANKARELNVEDESVDLFVAEGLFVTITNVNFDEGRIVEYIDEAVDKRRIIENKFKEVYEKKYNEKFQEKVPDAAVWNPKDNNEDEYLNKAVEVGVLSESDEDIRSLKNFLVIGLKGVAAYTDHAYILKHSNDDILAFIEKALAETLREDITVDELMNLVLKIGEYGVNAMALLDEANTSTFGNPEITQVYTGTYETPAILVSGHDLLDLYEILEQTKGKGIKVYTHGEMLPANAYPGLKKYEHLAGNFGGSWWKQQQEFEDFGGAVVMTTNCIQKPRNSYKDRIFTTGLVGWPDVQHIPNRKKDGQKDFTPVIQKALEIGPIKKREGKAITIGFAHEQTAQVADKIVEAVKSGKITKFYVMGGCDGRNKDREYYTNFAKDLPKSAVILTAGCAKYRYNMLDLGDIDGIPRVIDAGQCNDSYSLVLTALKLKEAFDLKDINELPIEYNIAWYEQKAVTVLLSLLYMGVKGIRLGPTLPAFLSPNVLETVAKTFDIKTI; encoded by the coding sequence ATGGAGATGTTTTGTTATCAATGTCAGGAAACCTTAAGAAATGAGGCTTGTGTTGCTCAAGGTGTATGTGGAAAAAGTCCGGAAACTGCAAACTTGCAGGATCTATTGATTTACGTACTAAAAGGGATTTCCTATTGGGCTAATAAAGCAAGGGAATTGAACGTAGAAGATGAAAGTGTTGACCTTTTTGTTGCAGAAGGCTTGTTTGTAACAATAACGAATGTTAACTTTGATGAAGGAAGAATAGTTGAATACATTGATGAAGCAGTAGATAAAAGAAGAATCATAGAAAATAAATTCAAAGAAGTTTATGAAAAAAAATACAACGAAAAATTTCAGGAAAAAGTACCTGATGCCGCAGTATGGAATCCGAAAGATAACAATGAAGACGAATACTTAAATAAAGCCGTTGAAGTAGGTGTTTTATCGGAATCAGACGAGGATATAAGATCGCTTAAGAATTTTCTTGTAATTGGTTTAAAGGGAGTGGCTGCCTACACCGATCATGCCTATATCTTAAAACACTCCAACGACGATATACTTGCATTCATAGAAAAGGCTTTGGCAGAAACCTTACGTGAAGATATCACCGTTGATGAATTAATGAATTTAGTGCTGAAAATAGGCGAATATGGGGTAAACGCCATGGCTTTACTAGATGAGGCAAATACTTCTACCTTTGGAAATCCTGAAATAACCCAAGTTTACACAGGAACATACGAAACACCCGCTATTCTTGTCAGTGGCCATGATCTTTTAGATCTGTATGAAATTTTAGAACAAACTAAAGGTAAAGGAATCAAAGTATATACACATGGAGAAATGCTACCAGCAAACGCCTATCCAGGATTAAAAAAGTACGAACATTTAGCAGGAAATTTTGGAGGTTCTTGGTGGAAACAACAACAAGAGTTTGAAGATTTTGGTGGAGCTGTAGTAATGACAACGAATTGTATTCAAAAGCCAAGAAATTCCTACAAAGACAGAATTTTCACAACCGGACTTGTGGGATGGCCAGATGTTCAACATATACCAAATAGAAAAAAGGACGGTCAAAAGGATTTTACTCCCGTAATACAAAAAGCACTCGAAATTGGCCCCATCAAAAAAAGAGAGGGAAAAGCTATAACTATTGGATTTGCTCATGAACAGACAGCTCAAGTTGCTGATAAAATTGTCGAGGCAGTAAAATCTGGTAAAATAACCAAATTTTACGTCATGGGTGGTTGTGATGGAAGAAACAAAGATCGTGAATACTATACTAATTTTGCCAAAGATCTCCCAAAAAGTGCCGTTATTTTAACCGCAGGTTGTGCCAAGTACAGGTACAATATGCTAGATTTGGGGGATATTGATGGAATACCAAGGGTTATAGATGCAGGGCAATGTAATGATTCTTATTCTTTAGTTTTAACGGCCTTAAAATTGAAAGAAGCATTCGATTTAAAGGATATAAACGAGCTACCCATTGAATACAACATAGCTTGGTACGAGCAGAAAGCTGTAACTGTTTTGTTATCATTGTTGTATATGGGAGTGAAGGGAATAAGATTAGGTCCAACACTACCTGCCTTTCTATCACCAAACGTTTTGGAGACGGTCGCAAAAACTTTTGATATAAAAACTATATAA
- a CDS encoding phosphatase PAP2 family protein, with amino-acid sequence MRKRFILFLIVILVFSSIITAEDTVTKQSTPTSKFTLNLDDLSRNLVQHNTNSYLDIISNFLTTYDYYFLVATPVVGYTVGYLTNDYRLKKVSEDAIISSVISGGITLLTKIVVGRERPYAEDGSFSFKPFAPLTQGATYTSFPSGHSAIAWSVYTPYAKEYTWWIYIIPTSISLSRIYEDVHWLSDVVAGSFLGYYTASYVYYF; translated from the coding sequence ATGAGAAAACGTTTTATACTTTTCTTAATAGTGATTCTTGTTTTTTCAAGCATAATTACCGCTGAAGATACTGTAACTAAACAGAGTACCCCCACGTCTAAGTTCACTCTCAATTTAGATGATTTAAGCAGAAACCTAGTTCAGCATAATACTAATTCTTATTTAGATATAATTTCCAATTTTTTAACTACATATGATTATTACTTTCTTGTTGCAACACCAGTGGTGGGATACACAGTTGGTTATCTTACAAACGATTACAGGCTAAAAAAAGTATCTGAAGATGCTATTATATCTTCCGTTATTAGTGGAGGAATAACCTTGCTAACAAAAATTGTCGTTGGTAGAGAAAGGCCATATGCTGAAGATGGTTCATTTTCATTTAAGCCATTCGCTCCCCTCACTCAAGGGGCGACTTATACTTCTTTTCCTTCAGGACATTCTGCCATTGCCTGGTCTGTATACACCCCATATGCGAAAGAGTACACTTGGTGGATTTATATTATACCAACAAGTATATCGCTTTCTCGCATCTATGAAGATGTGCATTGGCTCTCAGACGTAGTAGCTGGTTCTTTCCTGGGGTATTATACGGCATCTTACGTCTATTATTTTTAA
- the groL gene encoding chaperonin GroEL (60 kDa chaperone family; promotes refolding of misfolded polypeptides especially under stressful conditions; forms two stacked rings of heptamers to form a barrel-shaped 14mer; ends can be capped by GroES; misfolded proteins enter the barrel where they are refolded when GroES binds) has product MAKMLKFNEDARRALERGVNTVADAVKITLGPKGRNVVLEKSWGSPTITNDGVSIAKEIELKDKFEALGAELVKEVASKTNDVAGDGTTTATVLAQAMIQEGLKNVAAGANPILMRNGIAKATDKAVEQIRNASRKLSSKEDIAHVASISANNEEIGNIIAEAMDKVGEDGVITVEDSKTLETYVEFTEGMQFDRGYISPYFVTNTEKMEAEMKEPYILITDRKISAVKSIVPILEKVAQAGKPLVIIAEDVEGEALSTLVLNKLRGTLESVAVKAPGFGDRRKEMLRDIAILTGGTVISEEIGLTLEDISINDLGQADLVRVAKEDTIIVGGKGEPTAIKERIAQIKAQIENTSSDYEKETLQERLAKLSGGVAVIKAGAATETELKEKKHRIEDALSATRAAVEEGIVAGGGVTLLRAKKAVEEFANTLSGDEKIGAQLVAKSLDAPVKQIIRNAGLEPAIIIEKIIEKDDSKYGYDVLKERYVNMFESGIIDPTKVTRSALQNAASIASMLLTTEVLVAEEPKEEKGPEMPATPDMY; this is encoded by the coding sequence ATGGCAAAAATGTTGAAATTTAATGAAGATGCAAGAAGAGCTTTAGAAAGAGGCGTTAATACAGTTGCAGATGCTGTTAAAATAACTTTGGGACCTAAAGGAAGAAACGTAGTTTTAGAAAAGAGTTGGGGATCTCCAACTATCACAAATGATGGTGTTTCCATTGCTAAAGAAATTGAATTGAAAGATAAATTTGAAGCACTTGGAGCAGAGTTAGTTAAAGAAGTAGCTTCCAAAACAAATGACGTTGCGGGAGATGGAACAACTACCGCTACAGTTTTAGCCCAAGCTATGATTCAAGAGGGATTGAAAAATGTTGCAGCCGGTGCTAATCCAATATTGATGAGAAACGGTATCGCTAAGGCTACAGACAAAGCTGTAGAACAGATAAGGAATGCCAGCAGAAAGTTATCGAGCAAAGAAGACATAGCCCACGTTGCTTCTATATCTGCTAATAACGAAGAAATTGGAAATATTATTGCAGAAGCTATGGACAAAGTCGGAGAGGATGGAGTTATAACCGTCGAAGACTCTAAAACTCTTGAAACTTATGTAGAATTCACAGAAGGAATGCAATTCGATAGAGGATACATCTCTCCATATTTTGTAACAAATACAGAAAAAATGGAAGCAGAAATGAAAGAACCTTATATATTAATTACAGATAGAAAGATTTCAGCTGTAAAATCAATAGTTCCAATTTTAGAAAAAGTTGCTCAAGCTGGGAAACCGTTGGTAATAATTGCTGAAGATGTGGAAGGGGAAGCCCTTTCTACCTTGGTTCTCAACAAGCTAAGAGGAACATTGGAATCAGTAGCTGTTAAAGCTCCTGGTTTTGGAGACAGAAGGAAAGAAATGCTAAGAGATATTGCAATTTTAACCGGTGGTACTGTAATATCCGAAGAAATTGGTCTCACCTTAGAAGATATTTCCATTAATGATCTTGGTCAAGCTGATTTGGTAAGAGTCGCAAAAGAAGATACTATCATTGTTGGAGGAAAAGGTGAACCTACAGCAATAAAAGAAAGAATAGCACAGATAAAAGCTCAAATTGAAAATACAAGTTCTGATTACGAGAAAGAGACATTACAAGAGAGATTAGCAAAATTATCTGGTGGAGTTGCAGTAATTAAAGCTGGAGCGGCTACAGAAACTGAGTTGAAGGAAAAGAAGCATAGAATAGAAGATGCTTTATCTGCAACAAGAGCAGCTGTAGAAGAAGGGATCGTTGCAGGTGGAGGAGTAACGTTACTCAGAGCAAAGAAAGCTGTTGAGGAATTCGCAAACACATTATCAGGAGATGAGAAAATAGGCGCACAATTAGTAGCAAAATCTTTAGACGCTCCTGTAAAACAGATAATCAGAAATGCCGGTTTAGAACCTGCTATAATTATTGAAAAAATAATTGAAAAAGATGATTCAAAATATGGATATGATGTTTTGAAAGAAAGATATGTAAATATGTTTGAATCTGGAATAATTGATCCAACTAAGGTTACAAGAAGTGCACTTCAAAATGCTGCATCGATTGCTTCCATGCTTCTAACAACGGAAGTTTTGGTAGCGGAAGAACCAAAAGAAGAAAAAGGTCCAGAAATGCCAGCAACACCAGATATGTACTAA
- a CDS encoding DUF401 family protein encodes MKNLAVVSILSGLISMVISIKLIKKVHWAILVATIVTALVSLNLNYIGSSFLETITQSDFYEVIVVIFGIYLLSDTMKASGNSQKFAKNIRTLFNSRQAVGLMPMLLGLLPMPGGAMFTAPMVKDIAEESNINRVEATAMNYWFRHSMEFFWILYPALILESALTGISLTKLLLIQLPIGLFAIIGGWIYFKNGKISLKKDKKLWKELFESILPILIIIIGVIASLPGWLVVLAVSLIYTFYHKNYKDLLNIRWETVLLLLFVFWYKNFVTVSNLSNDFVENLTTWGVSPWWIIMISPIIIGLITGITQAGFAVTMPIALSFVEAGVISLVPVAITTYFFSVLGVLLSPVHLCLLLTSKYFEVDMFSVIKKIIIPIFCAIMGYIVVMLFFIF; translated from the coding sequence GTGAAAAATTTGGCTGTAGTTTCCATATTATCAGGTTTGATTAGTATGGTGATATCTATAAAATTGATAAAAAAAGTCCATTGGGCTATTCTTGTTGCAACAATTGTAACTGCGCTAGTTTCTTTGAATTTGAATTATATTGGTAGTAGTTTCCTAGAAACTATTACACAAAGCGATTTTTACGAAGTGATAGTTGTTATCTTTGGAATATATCTACTATCAGATACTATGAAGGCAAGTGGAAACTCACAAAAATTCGCCAAAAACATAAGAACATTATTCAATTCAAGGCAGGCTGTCGGATTGATGCCTATGTTACTGGGGTTACTCCCCATGCCAGGAGGGGCAATGTTCACTGCACCAATGGTTAAAGATATAGCCGAAGAAAGCAATATTAATAGGGTCGAAGCTACGGCAATGAACTATTGGTTCAGGCATAGTATGGAGTTCTTTTGGATACTGTATCCTGCTTTAATTTTAGAAAGCGCTCTTACGGGGATAAGTTTAACAAAATTATTGTTAATACAACTTCCTATAGGATTATTTGCAATTATCGGAGGTTGGATATACTTCAAAAACGGTAAAATCAGTTTAAAAAAAGACAAAAAATTATGGAAAGAACTTTTTGAATCGATTCTTCCCATATTAATTATAATCATCGGGGTAATTGCTTCTTTACCTGGTTGGCTTGTTGTTTTAGCGGTATCTTTAATATATACCTTTTATCATAAAAACTACAAAGATCTTCTAAATATAAGATGGGAAACGGTGTTGTTGCTATTGTTCGTTTTTTGGTACAAAAATTTTGTAACTGTGTCAAATTTATCCAACGATTTTGTAGAAAATCTAACTACTTGGGGAGTAAGTCCATGGTGGATAATAATGATCTCTCCGATTATTATAGGATTGATAACTGGAATAACTCAAGCAGGTTTTGCGGTTACAATGCCGATAGCTTTGTCGTTCGTTGAAGCGGGAGTTATTTCTTTGGTACCGGTTGCAATTACCACATATTTTTTCTCTGTATTGGGGGTTCTTCTATCACCTGTACATCTCTGTCTTTTACTTACATCAAAATATTTTGAAGTCGATATGTTTAGTGTTATAAAAAAAATAATAATTCCCATTTTTTGTGCTATAATGGGTTATATTGTAGTAATGCTATTTTTCATCTTCTAA
- the ord gene encoding 2,4-diaminopentanoate dehydrogenase has translation MYKVGIWGFGAMGSGIAKNILSKKNLKLVGVHDFREEYIEKDVGELLGLGKIGIKVYPDPITMVKQTDPDLVVIATNSFISVVKDQIISILKENKNVITIAEEMAFPFSKDPKAANEIDTVAKDHNVSVLGTGVNPGFVLDTLIITLTGICLNVQRIKAARINDLSPFGPTVMETQGVGTTPEEFKQGIKSGKIVGHIGFEQSIHMIAKALGWEIDRIEQKREPIISNVMRETKYVKVQPGMVAGCNHTAKAFYKNELLIELEHPQQVLPHLENVQTGDYITIQGDPDISMGINPEIPGGKGTIAIATNMIPSVVEARPGLLTMVDLPIPRALLAEVH, from the coding sequence TTGTACAAAGTAGGTATTTGGGGTTTTGGAGCAATGGGGAGTGGTATAGCAAAAAATATATTAAGTAAGAAAAATCTAAAATTAGTTGGTGTTCACGATTTCAGGGAAGAATATATCGAAAAAGATGTTGGAGAGTTGTTGGGTTTAGGAAAAATTGGAATAAAAGTTTACCCTGATCCTATAACAATGGTTAAGCAAACGGATCCAGATCTTGTTGTAATCGCTACTAACTCTTTTATCTCAGTGGTGAAGGATCAGATTATTTCTATATTAAAAGAAAACAAAAACGTAATTACCATTGCTGAAGAAATGGCCTTTCCTTTTTCAAAAGATCCAAAAGCTGCAAATGAAATTGACACCGTTGCGAAGGATCATAATGTATCGGTTTTAGGGACTGGCGTAAATCCAGGGTTTGTCCTTGATACACTAATTATAACGTTGACAGGAATATGTTTGAATGTGCAGAGAATTAAGGCTGCCAGAATTAATGATCTTTCGCCTTTTGGACCAACGGTTATGGAAACACAAGGTGTTGGAACAACACCAGAAGAGTTTAAACAAGGAATAAAAAGCGGAAAGATAGTAGGTCATATAGGGTTTGAACAGTCAATACACATGATAGCCAAGGCTTTGGGATGGGAAATTGATCGCATCGAACAAAAAAGAGAACCTATTATTTCTAATGTCATGAGGGAAACAAAGTATGTTAAGGTTCAACCAGGGATGGTAGCAGGGTGTAATCATACCGCAAAGGCATTTTACAAAAATGAACTGTTGATAGAACTTGAGCATCCTCAGCAGGTACTTCCCCATTTAGAAAACGTTCAAACAGGAGATTATATAACAATTCAGGGGGATCCTGATATTTCAATGGGTATAAATCCTGAAATACCAGGTGGCAAAGGTACCATTGCCATAGCTACCAATATGATTCCCTCTGTAGTTGAAGCTCGGCCTGGTCTGTTAACCATGGTGGATTTGCCAATACCAAGGGCTTTACTTGCAGAGGTTCACTGA